TAATTGTTTCTACAACAAATTCTTTAATCCCTTCGATACCATCAGCTGGCTTTAGCATTCTTATAGCACTCATATTCTCACTTCCGCCGCCCTTTGGTGCTACGATAATCTTCACTTTATCGCTTCCAGGCACTAACTTAGTATGGATAATCCCAGGTGTGTTATCTTTTGTATTTACTCTATCCAATGGATCTTTTACAACTGATTTTCTCAAGAATCCTTTTTCATAACCTCTTCTGATTCCTTCATTTACAGCTTCATATATATCTCCATCCATATAAACCTCTGTACCAATTTCTAAAAATACTACTACTATTCCAGTATCCTGGCACATAGGCACTTCATTTTCTTGAGCAATTTCATGATTAGTTACAATTTGCTTTAATATATTTTTTCCTACAGGAGAATCTTCAGTTTCAGCAATTTTTTTTAAATTATTTAAAACATCAGAACCCAGGTAAAAATTTGCTTCCATACACATTTTTTCTACAGCATTCGTCACTTTATTTAAATCCAAATTTTTCATACAACCACCTCTTAAATTATTTAGCACGATATCAATTTAGTCTTTCCAATATCACTTTTTTAACATTTTTAATTATCATCAAACAAATTTCACTTTAATACTACACTATTTAAC
This sequence is a window from Psychrilyobacter atlanticus DSM 19335. Protein-coding genes within it:
- a CDS encoding fumarate hydratase, which gives rise to MKNLDLNKVTNAVEKMCMEANFYLGSDVLNNLKKIAETEDSPVGKNILKQIVTNHEIAQENEVPMCQDTGIVVVFLEIGTEVYMDGDIYEAVNEGIRRGYEKGFLRKSVVKDPLDRVNTKDNTPGIIHTKLVPGSDKVKIIVAPKGGGSENMSAIRMLKPADGIEGIKEFVVETIKKAGGNPCPPIIVGVGIGGSFEKAALLAKESLMRDVNDSSSNPINAKLEDELLELVNKTGVGPMGLGGRNTALSVKVETYPCHIASLPVAINLNCHAARHKEIIL